A genomic window from Nicotiana sylvestris chromosome 11, ASM39365v2, whole genome shotgun sequence includes:
- the LOC138881845 gene encoding uncharacterized protein, translating to MGNGQDESTNKVIINNLKKRLDESKGNWPEVLLGVLWAYRTTTKTSRGKTPFSLVYEDEALISIEIGEPSTRYTQATEESNEEEMRINLDLLEEMRETALIRMAVQKQIIEQYYNRKAHLRYFKIGYYVLKKFF from the coding sequence ATGGGTAATGGACAAGatgaatcaacaaataaagtcattatcaacaacttgaagaaaagaCTGGATGAATCTAAAGGCAATTGGCCAGAGGTACTACTTGGAGtcttgtgggcttaccgaacaacaacaaaaacaagtaggGGAAAAACACCGTTTTCACTTGTATATGAAGATGAAGCCTTAATTTCAAtcgagataggggaaccaagtacgaGATATACTCAAGCTACTGAAGAATCGAATGAAGAAGAGATGCGGATAAACCTGGATTTACTTGAAGAAATGAGGGAAACTgcattaataaggatggcagTGCAAAAACAAATTATTGAGCAGTATTACAATCGAAAAGCCCATctcagatacttcaagattgggtaCTACGTACTCAAGAAATTTTTCTAA